One genomic region from Clostridiales bacterium encodes:
- a CDS encoding diacylglycerol kinase family lipid kinase, translating to MMIDIIANKSSGKGNGAKCLEKVCAFLDERAIEYAVHETQATGHGKALAAELCANGATTVVALGGDGTFHEVLNGIDFDKARMGLIPAGRGNDFATGTNACALDPVKAIADIARGEPKDLDYIQVGDKRCINVAGTGLDVEVLLKTAKSKNKLSYVASLFRCLLHYKPYPVEVTVNGETNAYKCIMVGVCNGTQIGGGLKLSPVSIVDDGKLDVITIEKPKRTPAIFVMPKFKKGKHMGKPFVHHVICDSVSIKTTAPLQLDGEIYYDLPFDAHVVKGGLKTFSVE from the coding sequence ATGATGATCGATATTATCGCCAATAAGAGCAGCGGCAAGGGCAACGGCGCGAAGTGCCTCGAAAAGGTGTGCGCCTTCCTCGACGAACGCGCAATAGAATACGCCGTGCACGAAACGCAAGCCACGGGACACGGCAAAGCGCTTGCCGCGGAGCTTTGCGCAAACGGCGCCACCACGGTGGTCGCGCTCGGCGGCGACGGGACATTTCACGAAGTGCTCAACGGCATAGACTTCGATAAAGCGCGCATGGGGCTTATCCCCGCAGGGCGCGGAAATGACTTTGCAACCGGCACAAATGCGTGCGCGCTCGATCCCGTAAAGGCGATTGCCGATATAGCGCGCGGCGAGCCCAAAGACCTCGATTATATTCAGGTCGGCGACAAGCGTTGTATCAACGTGGCGGGTACGGGGCTCGACGTGGAAGTCTTGCTCAAAACGGCTAAGTCCAAAAATAAACTCAGCTACGTAGCGTCGCTATTCCGCTGTCTTTTGCATTACAAGCCCTACCCCGTCGAAGTAACCGTCAACGGCGAAACAAACGCATACAAGTGCATTATGGTCGGCGTGTGCAACGGCACGCAGATCGGCGGCGGTTTAAAGCTATCGCCCGTCAGCATAGTCGACGACGGCAAGCTCGACGTTATCACGATAGAAAAGCCCAAGCGTACCCCCGCCATATTCGTAATGCCGAAATTTAAAAAAGGCAAGCACATGGGTAAGCCGTTCGTGCACCACGTGATCTGTGACAGCGTCAGCATTAAAACGACCGCGCCGTTACAGCTCGACGGCGAAATCTATTACGACCTGCCTTTCGACGCGCACGTGGTAAAAGGCGGACTTAAAACGTTTTCTGTCGAATAA
- the hprK gene encoding HPr(Ser) kinase/phosphatase, whose product MPKKKQEITAEEKQQAATPQEEVAAQKQPDDEIIEVETDVSVEEFVKRMELETIYRGSSTSIHFCTFNVSRPGLQLAGYYKHFAAERVQVMGEMEMTYLQQMTHDARKTACETLMRQPIPCLIITSTIPPCDELIHAAGKFDRLLLRSKLRTTPFVNNLSLYLNELLAPSKTIHGVLMDLYGVGVLVIGESGIGKSETALSLVERGHRLVADDAVTITRVGDRLNGTSPDVIRYFMEVRGIGIIDVRAMYGAGAVQLEKRIDMVVRLEAWDDKAMYNRLGDTEEYYTVLGIKKPLHVIPVKPGRNLAVILEAAARTHRLNDLGFSAVDELNERLRGNIKKY is encoded by the coding sequence ATGCCTAAAAAGAAACAGGAAATCACGGCCGAAGAAAAACAGCAAGCGGCGACGCCGCAAGAGGAAGTCGCCGCGCAAAAGCAACCCGACGACGAAATAATCGAGGTGGAAACGGACGTATCCGTCGAGGAATTCGTTAAGCGCATGGAGCTCGAAACGATTTACCGCGGGAGCAGTACGAGTATTCATTTTTGTACGTTTAACGTAAGTCGTCCGGGCTTGCAGCTTGCGGGCTACTATAAGCATTTCGCCGCCGAGCGCGTGCAGGTGATGGGCGAAATGGAAATGACGTACTTACAGCAAATGACGCACGACGCGCGCAAGACCGCATGCGAAACGCTCATGCGCCAGCCCATTCCGTGCTTAATAATTACTTCTACTATTCCGCCTTGCGACGAGCTCATCCACGCGGCGGGAAAGTTCGACCGTTTGTTATTAAGGTCTAAGCTGAGAACGACGCCGTTCGTCAATAATCTTTCGCTGTACCTTAACGAACTGCTCGCCCCGTCAAAAACAATTCACGGCGTGCTCATGGACCTTTACGGCGTGGGCGTGCTCGTTATAGGTGAGTCGGGCATAGGTAAGAGCGAAACGGCTCTGTCGCTTGTCGAGCGCGGACACAGGCTAGTTGCCGACGACGCGGTTACTATCACGCGCGTGGGCGATAGGCTCAACGGCACGAGCCCCGACGTTATTCGGTACTTTATGGAAGTGCGCGGCATAGGTATTATCGACGTTAGGGCTATGTACGGCGCAGGCGCGGTCCAGCTCGAAAAGCGGATAGACATGGTCGTTAGACTGGAAGCGTGGGACGATAAGGCAATGTATAACAGGCTGGGCGATACGGAGGAATATTATACCGTGCTTGGAATTAAAAAACCGCTTCACGTTATTCCCGTCAAGCCCGGTCGAAACCTTGCCGTCATTCTCGAAGCGGCGGCGCGTACTCATCGTTTGAACGATTTGGGGTTCAGCGCGGTAGACGAGCTTAACGAGAGATTGAGAGGGAATATCAAGAAGTATTAA
- the uvrC gene encoding excinuclease ABC subunit UvrC — translation MSKITEKLKDLPDTPGVYIMRDSAGQVIYVGKAVILARRVRQYFQHSEKPVKVQAMVDNIADFDYIITRTEKDALALENNLIKKYKPHYNILLKDDKTNPYIRIDTHAEYPTIEVTRRVKRDGARYFGPFIGISVRDVISILQSVFRMRTCSGKLAKRPRPCLNYDIGLCLAPCCERSDRAEYMKAVNGAISFLSGGGDDISGIITQKMTEAAENENFERAISYRNQLRVLESLKSKVVGELGNVVNIDAFSYTDNGIYGAVSVCIVRGGKMMGVKNYIIDEPQVFGGDMTTFLPQYYSMTNELPDEICLENECDTSALIEYFGSVFSKRVAVTFPQKGMRKKLVDTAGRNCRDYLLKSADRVKRDQDMTIGACERLKSVFNLKSARRIECYDISNISGVDKVASGVVFIDGKADKAQYRRYRIRTVEGADDFRSMYETLTRRLIRYKNGDAGFDELPDLIVIDGGLEQVEFASRAADDVGVTVPMIGLAKKDEELYLRGNPVPVKLKREDYALKLLQRVRDEAHRFAVLYHRTLRSRRYESELKSVDGVGASTVKKVLKVFNTRSIVEASADEIAEKAGITKKAAKNIYDYYHPTVSDNNSMKYKLVAVDLDGTLLNDDLEISAGNIAAVKDYVERGGIFTFATGRSPRSVKKFLPALGLDKRPVRLLCNIGSVIVDSASLEILNVYDIPKEISTEFLKLAPTLSRFVLVYTVDGSKIEKLDSIAERYAQNINIEFDAVGDLSEYAASGKSKIVKIVLVMDERELDDTAKRLNVEFPQLQYTQSTAPFLQRLKKDGEDFKPAMIECVLRGVDKGVALKAIADGYGIPMTEVIAMGDSFNDASMIKAAGLGVVMANAPEPIKRLADYVTDTNNADGVAKVLEIFCGSAAEGEEDA, via the coding sequence GTGAGCAAGATCACCGAAAAGCTTAAAGACCTTCCCGATACCCCCGGCGTATACATTATGCGCGACAGCGCGGGGCAGGTCATATACGTAGGCAAGGCGGTCATACTCGCGCGGCGGGTACGACAGTATTTTCAGCACAGCGAAAAGCCCGTCAAGGTTCAGGCGATGGTGGACAATATCGCCGACTTCGATTATATAATCACGCGCACCGAGAAGGATGCGCTCGCGCTCGAAAACAACCTTATCAAGAAGTACAAGCCGCACTATAATATTCTTCTTAAAGACGACAAAACAAACCCGTATATCCGCATCGACACGCACGCCGAGTATCCGACCATTGAGGTGACGCGGCGGGTCAAGCGCGACGGAGCGCGGTACTTCGGCCCGTTTATAGGAATATCCGTTCGCGACGTGATTTCGATTTTGCAGTCCGTTTTCCGTATGCGCACGTGCTCCGGGAAGCTTGCAAAACGCCCGCGCCCCTGCCTTAATTACGACATTGGCTTGTGCCTTGCGCCGTGCTGTGAGCGTAGCGACAGGGCGGAGTATATGAAAGCGGTCAACGGTGCTATATCGTTCCTTTCGGGCGGCGGTGACGATATTTCGGGCATTATAACGCAAAAGATGACCGAGGCCGCCGAGAACGAGAATTTCGAGCGCGCCATTTCGTACCGCAATCAGCTTCGCGTTCTCGAAAGCTTAAAGAGCAAGGTTGTGGGCGAGCTCGGCAACGTTGTCAATATCGACGCGTTCAGCTACACCGACAACGGCATTTACGGCGCGGTAAGCGTTTGCATAGTTCGCGGCGGTAAGATGATGGGCGTTAAGAATTATATCATCGACGAGCCGCAGGTGTTCGGCGGCGACATGACGACGTTCCTGCCGCAGTACTATTCCATGACCAACGAGCTGCCCGACGAGATCTGCTTGGAAAACGAGTGCGATACCTCGGCGCTTATCGAGTATTTCGGTTCGGTGTTCAGCAAGCGCGTTGCGGTCACGTTCCCGCAAAAGGGTATGCGCAAAAAGCTCGTCGACACGGCGGGGCGCAACTGCCGCGACTATCTTCTCAAAAGCGCCGACCGCGTCAAGCGCGATCAGGACATGACCATAGGCGCGTGCGAGCGGCTTAAAAGCGTGTTCAACCTCAAAAGCGCGCGCCGAATAGAGTGCTACGATATATCCAATATTTCGGGCGTCGACAAGGTTGCTTCGGGCGTTGTGTTCATCGACGGCAAGGCGGACAAGGCGCAGTACCGCAGATACCGTATCCGCACCGTCGAGGGCGCGGACGATTTTCGGTCCATGTACGAAACGCTTACCAGGAGGCTCATTCGGTACAAGAACGGCGACGCGGGGTTCGATGAACTGCCCGATCTAATAGTGATAGACGGCGGTCTCGAACAGGTGGAGTTCGCTTCGCGCGCCGCCGACGACGTGGGCGTGACCGTGCCTATGATAGGGCTTGCCAAAAAGGACGAGGAGTTGTATTTGCGCGGCAACCCTGTACCCGTCAAGCTCAAACGCGAGGACTACGCGCTCAAACTTTTACAGCGCGTGCGCGATGAGGCGCATAGGTTCGCGGTGCTTTACCACCGCACGCTGCGCTCGCGTAGGTACGAGAGCGAGCTGAAAAGCGTGGACGGCGTGGGAGCGTCGACCGTCAAAAAAGTGCTTAAAGTCTTTAACACTCGCTCTATCGTCGAGGCGAGCGCGGACGAGATAGCCGAGAAAGCGGGGATCACAAAGAAAGCTGCTAAGAACATTTACGATTATTATCACCCTACGGTGAGCGACAACAATAGTATGAAATACAAGCTTGTAGCCGTCGATTTGGACGGAACGCTGTTAAACGACGACCTCGAAATTTCAGCGGGCAATATCGCGGCGGTCAAGGACTACGTCGAGCGCGGCGGGATATTTACTTTCGCCACGGGCAGAAGCCCGAGGAGCGTTAAAAAGTTTTTGCCCGCGCTCGGGCTCGATAAGCGACCTGTGCGGCTGTTATGCAATATCGGGAGCGTGATAGTAGATTCTGCTTCGCTCGAAATTCTCAATGTGTACGATATTCCCAAGGAAATATCGACAGAGTTCTTGAAGCTCGCGCCCACGCTTTCGCGGTTCGTGCTGGTGTACACGGTGGACGGCAGTAAGATAGAAAAATTAGACAGTATTGCCGAAAGGTATGCTCAAAATATAAATATCGAGTTCGACGCCGTTGGGGATTTGAGCGAGTACGCGGCGAGCGGAAAATCGAAGATCGTTAAGATCGTTTTGGTAATGGACGAGCGCGAGCTTGACGATACCGCCAAGCGGCTCAACGTTGAGTTTCCGCAATTGCAGTACACGCAGTCGACCGCGCCGTTCCTGCAACGCCTTAAAAAAGACGGCGAGGATTTTAAGCCCGCTATGATCGAGTGCGTGCTTCGCGGCGTCGATAAAGGCGTTGCGCTCAAAGCGATTGCGGACGGGTACGGCATACCGATGACCGAGGTTATCGCAATGGGCGACAGCTTTAACGACGCGTCCATGATAAAGGCGGCGGGTTTGGGCGTTGTAATGGCTAACGCGCCCGAGCCTATCAAGCGGCTTGCCGACTACGTAACTGACACAAATAACGCCGACGGCGTAGCAAAGGTTTTGGAAATATTTTGCGGTTCTGCCGCGGAAGGGGAAGAAGATGCCTAA
- a CDS encoding epoxyqueuosine reductase QueH, producing MFFTGDIKDKKILLHACCGPCSLGAIEPLLSDGADITVFFYNPCIMDGEFEKRLDALKAVCAHYSLPLVVPEHDYASFLGYAAERAADREGGARCSSCFTDRLIASADYAGLHGFDAYTTTLTVSPHKNSKLIFSIADSYDGGAPFLPRDFKKRDGFLLSTRRSCEFGIYRQRFCGCEYSFAQAQEQINSAGGRA from the coding sequence ATGTTTTTCACGGGCGATATAAAGGATAAAAAAATCTTACTGCACGCGTGCTGCGGTCCGTGCAGTCTCGGTGCGATCGAACCGTTACTTTCGGACGGCGCCGATATCACCGTGTTCTTTTATAACCCGTGCATTATGGACGGCGAGTTCGAAAAACGGCTCGACGCGCTCAAAGCGGTTTGCGCGCATTATTCTTTGCCGCTCGTAGTTCCCGAACACGATTACGCGTCTTTCCTCGGCTATGCGGCGGAGCGTGCCGCCGACCGCGAGGGCGGGGCGAGGTGTTCGTCGTGTTTTACAGATAGACTTATCGCTTCGGCGGACTATGCGGGGCTTCACGGCTTCGACGCGTACACGACGACGCTTACCGTCAGTCCGCACAAGAACAGCAAGCTTATATTTTCGATTGCCGATAGCTACGACGGCGGCGCGCCGTTCCTGCCGCGCGACTTTAAAAAGCGCGACGGGTTTCTTTTATCGACGCGACGGTCGTGCGAGTTCGGCATTTACCGTCAGCGGTTTTGCGGCTGCGAGTATTCGTTCGCGCAGGCGCAGGAGCAGATAAATTCGGCGGGAGGACGGGCGTGA
- a CDS encoding D-tyrosyl-tRNA(Tyr) deacylase: MKAVIQRVDGATLSVGGEVVSSIGRGLVVYVGIEQADVEANIVAFAQKLVAMRIFPDGDGKLNLSVRDVGGSILLVSNFTLCADISHGNRPSFTNAMRPAVQASSFFDYCVNVVTDCMRGSAGSVESGVFGADMIIDQVNDGPITIIYG, translated from the coding sequence ATGAAAGCAGTTATTCAACGCGTCGACGGCGCAACATTATCTGTGGGCGGTGAGGTGGTTTCGTCTATCGGGCGAGGGCTTGTCGTTTACGTGGGTATCGAACAGGCGGACGTCGAGGCGAATATCGTTGCGTTCGCGCAAAAGCTTGTCGCTATGCGCATATTTCCCGACGGCGACGGCAAGCTGAATCTATCGGTGCGCGACGTGGGCGGCTCGATACTGCTCGTATCGAACTTTACTCTGTGCGCCGATATTTCGCACGGCAACCGCCCGAGCTTTACAAACGCCATGCGCCCCGCGGTGCAGGCGAGTAGCTTTTTCGATTACTGCGTAAACGTCGTTACCGACTGTATGCGCGGCTCGGCGGGCAGTGTGGAGAGCGGAGTGTTCGGCGCGGACATGATTATCGACCAGGTCAACGACGGACCGATAACGATTATTTACGGTTAG
- a CDS encoding DUF1871 family protein, protein MNSNKQKYELIFNIIRTELNKVDPMGLCPGEFAPINEYDPETAMVVNKIKDVENYVELAKEISIVFDEMFGEKFDESSFYNCAHNILEEVNKL, encoded by the coding sequence ATGAATAGTAATAAACAAAAATATGAACTAATATTTAATATTATTAGAACCGAATTAAATAAGGTGGATCCTATGGGACTTTGTCCCGGAGAATTTGCTCCTATTAACGAATATGATCCTGAGACCGCAATGGTAGTCAATAAAATAAAAGATGTAGAAAACTATGTAGAATTAGCCAAAGAAATATCAATCGTTTTTGATGAAATGTTTGGCGAAAAATTTGATGAAAGTTCTTTTTATAATTGCGCCCATAATATTTTAGAAGAAGTAAATAAGCTTTAA
- a CDS encoding adenylate kinase — protein MKNIFPYHKTLIVGCGGAGKSTLAVEMGKRFGLPVVHLDKLWWLPDWKNRTEQEFDEMLSCELVKSDWIIEGNYFRTFKTRLKYADLCIFLDYDTELCVQSVYERAEKYKGVTRPDMTEGCIEQVDDEFKNWIASFKENVRPSMLAELKTGTTPYMVFQTREETAKWLDDF, from the coding sequence ATGAAAAATATTTTCCCCTATCACAAAACATTAATAGTAGGCTGCGGCGGGGCGGGCAAAAGCACGCTCGCCGTGGAAATGGGAAAACGCTTCGGCTTGCCTGTCGTTCATTTGGATAAATTATGGTGGTTGCCCGATTGGAAAAATCGCACGGAGCAGGAGTTCGACGAAATGCTTTCCTGCGAGCTTGTAAAGAGCGATTGGATAATCGAAGGCAATTATTTCAGAACATTTAAAACGCGCCTGAAATATGCCGACCTTTGCATATTCCTCGATTACGACACCGAGCTTTGCGTGCAGAGCGTATACGAGCGCGCGGAAAAGTATAAAGGCGTGACCCGTCCCGATATGACCGAGGGCTGTATCGAACAAGTAGACGACGAGTTTAAAAACTGGATCGCTTCCTTTAAGGAAAACGTTCGCCCGTCAATGCTTGCGGAATTGAAAACCGGCACTACCCCATATATGGTTTTCCAAACACGCGAAGAAACCGCGAAGTGGCTTGACGATTTTTAA
- a CDS encoding NAD-dependent protein deacylase, with protein MTVEEYKAHVAAAKRIVFFGGAGVSTESGIPDFRSVDGLYNQKYDVPPEVILSSDYFYSHTDLFYKFYFDKMIFRSAMPNAAHKKLAQWEREGKLIAVITQNIDGLHQAAGSKNVFELHGTTLSNHCIRCGKKYTLDEICGHIPAVPKCDCGGIIKPDVVLYGEALPEDAVYGAVSAIGKADMLIVGGTSLSVYPAAGFIGYFRGNKDNLIVINKTHIDGFPNQLNGKLGELL; from the coding sequence ATGACGGTAGAGGAATATAAGGCTCACGTAGCGGCGGCAAAGCGAATAGTGTTTTTCGGCGGGGCAGGTGTGTCGACAGAGAGTGGCATCCCCGACTTTCGCAGTGTCGACGGCTTGTATAACCAAAAATACGACGTTCCGCCGGAGGTCATACTTTCATCAGATTACTTTTACTCGCATACCGATTTATTTTATAAATTCTATTTCGATAAAATGATTTTCAGGTCGGCTATGCCCAACGCCGCCCACAAAAAACTGGCGCAGTGGGAGCGCGAGGGCAAGCTCATCGCAGTTATCACGCAAAATATAGACGGCTTGCACCAAGCCGCAGGGAGCAAAAACGTGTTCGAGCTCCACGGCACGACGCTAAGCAATCACTGCATTCGTTGCGGCAAAAAATATACCTTAGACGAGATTTGCGGGCATATTCCCGCCGTTCCCAAATGTGATTGCGGCGGCATAATCAAGCCCGACGTCGTGCTTTACGGCGAGGCGCTGCCCGAAGATGCGGTTTACGGCGCAGTGAGCGCTATCGGCAAAGCGGATATGCTCATAGTAGGCGGCACGTCGCTGTCAGTATATCCTGCGGCGGGCTTTATCGGCTACTTCCGTGGAAATAAAGACAACTTGATAGTTATAAACAAAACGCATATAGACGGATTCCCTAATCAACTCAACGGTAAACTCGGTGAGCTGTTATAA
- a CDS encoding histidine phosphatase family protein, which yields MQLVFIRHGDPDYDIDGLTDIGKMQAKALAEYLKNEKFDAVYASPLGRALLTAKVCFDDKDITVLDWLREFAHDVTLLNGAKQLSWDFMPSYFCGRGEFYDYNKYLDCAEMKSGDIKKFYAEVIRGFDGILAENGYVRENRYYRAENSNKKRIVFFCHFGVMSVIMSHIMNVPHVVIAQHFCASPSSITTFATEERENGIAQLRCLSYGATPHLDVKNIKPSFAARFCETFDSDERH from the coding sequence ATGCAACTTGTTTTCATTCGACACGGCGATCCCGATTACGATATAGACGGTCTTACCGACATTGGAAAAATGCAAGCGAAAGCGCTTGCCGAATATCTCAAAAACGAAAAATTCGACGCAGTTTACGCTTCGCCGCTCGGTCGGGCGTTGCTTACGGCTAAGGTGTGCTTTGACGATAAGGATATAACGGTCCTCGATTGGCTTAGGGAGTTCGCACACGACGTAACGCTTCTTAACGGCGCCAAGCAATTGAGCTGGGATTTTATGCCGTCGTATTTTTGCGGTCGGGGCGAGTTCTACGACTATAATAAGTATCTCGATTGCGCTGAAATGAAGTCGGGCGATATAAAGAAATTTTACGCCGAGGTGATACGCGGATTCGACGGTATTCTCGCCGAAAACGGTTACGTAAGGGAAAATCGTTATTACCGTGCCGAGAACTCGAATAAAAAGCGTATCGTGTTCTTTTGTCATTTCGGCGTTATGAGCGTTATAATGTCGCATATTATGAACGTGCCGCACGTCGTAATTGCGCAACATTTTTGCGCCTCGCCGTCGAGTATAACTACGTTCGCTACGGAGGAGCGGGAGAACGGAATTGCGCAACTTCGCTGTCTTTCTTACGGTGCAACGCCGCACCTCGACGTTAAGAATATCAAGCCGAGCTTTGCCGCGAGGTTTTGTGAAACGTTCGACAGCGACGAAAGGCATTGA
- a CDS encoding MgtC/SapB family protein, translated as MFPTAESAIFELETLIGVLLAVVLGFAIGFERKLRSKEAGVRTHTVVCMGAALIMVVSKYGFADVKNFDASRVAAQIVSGIGFLGAGIIMFRQQEVRGLTTAAGMWATAGVGMAAGAGLYIVASCATVILILVQCLLHTKFKIFNAKQVYRLNIVFKQTHGEETIIKEVFGVKHFFSFHVRADGNDSICEATIFTKAEYSSENLLNIRTEHPFIISIERIDAY; from the coding sequence ATGTTCCCGACGGCGGAAAGCGCAATATTCGAGCTTGAAACGCTTATTGGCGTACTGCTCGCGGTCGTGCTTGGTTTTGCGATCGGCTTCGAGCGGAAGCTTCGCAGCAAGGAGGCGGGCGTTCGCACGCATACGGTAGTGTGTATGGGCGCGGCGCTTATAATGGTAGTCAGCAAATACGGGTTTGCGGACGTGAAGAACTTCGACGCGTCGCGCGTTGCCGCGCAGATAGTGTCGGGCATAGGCTTTCTCGGCGCGGGCATAATCATGTTCCGTCAGCAAGAGGTGCGCGGGCTAACCACCGCCGCGGGTATGTGGGCGACGGCGGGCGTCGGCATGGCGGCGGGCGCGGGATTGTATATCGTGGCTTCCTGCGCAACCGTAATTTTAATACTCGTGCAGTGCCTGTTACATACGAAGTTCAAGATCTTCAACGCCAAACAGGTGTATCGGCTCAATATAGTCTTCAAGCAAACGCACGGCGAGGAAACGATAATAAAAGAGGTGTTCGGTGTAAAGCACTTTTTCAGCTTTCACGTGAGAGCGGACGGCAACGACTCTATCTGCGAGGCGACCATATTCACCAAAGCCGAGTACAGTTCGGAGAACCTGCTCAATATCCGCACCGAGCATCCGTTTATAATAAGCATAGAGCGAATCGACGCCTATTGA
- a CDS encoding sel1 repeat family protein, with the protein MEIDELLKLATAQYDNGIRYYHGDGVEQDYRKAVEWFRAAAEHGHARAQYMLGECYYYGDGAVQDYGRAVKWYEKAAEQGLAEAQCNLGDCYENGTGVGVEYVKAVKWYEKSAAQQCAEAEYALGMVCRRGRGVVVDGNKAVEWFMKAAEHGNGDAQYELGEAYLNGDCVAQDKKQAFFWFSESAKNECADGIYGVGQCYRYGFGVSVNEAEAVNWTTRAAEEGSSKAQFELGQMYLNGKLVKKDVRRAIELIKASAESGNADAQFNLAEYLYKGEIVKQDYRSAAVLYKKAAEQGHAFAQYRLGVCYEDGRGVPQDYKMAVYWYEKATEQGSADAQECLGCMYAYGRGVSQDYKKAFDLFIDIAEFGNSSAQCDVGIMYKEGWGVPQDFKTAAEWYRRAAESGYSKAQVNLAVLYEDGLGVPQDYATAVKWYKMAAEEGCSEAQYNLGLMYEKGRGVPQDYAAAIQLYKKAAAQGDIYAQNNLGSMYYNGIGVPRDYETGVYWHRKAAEQGNPVAQYNMGVAHEHGNGVPQDCEKAIAWYKKAAAQGNEKAKQKLKELGS; encoded by the coding sequence ATGGAAATCGACGAATTATTGAAGTTGGCTACGGCACAATACGATAATGGTATTCGGTACTATCACGGCGACGGCGTAGAACAAGATTACCGCAAGGCGGTCGAGTGGTTCAGGGCGGCGGCGGAGCATGGTCACGCGCGGGCGCAGTATATGCTCGGCGAATGCTATTACTACGGCGACGGCGCGGTGCAGGACTACGGGCGGGCGGTCAAGTGGTACGAGAAAGCCGCCGAGCAGGGGCTTGCCGAGGCGCAATGCAATCTCGGCGACTGCTACGAAAACGGCACGGGCGTTGGCGTCGAATACGTTAAGGCTGTCAAGTGGTATGAAAAATCAGCCGCGCAACAATGCGCGGAGGCGGAATACGCTTTGGGCATGGTTTGCCGTCGCGGTCGGGGCGTCGTAGTGGACGGGAATAAAGCCGTAGAATGGTTCATGAAAGCGGCGGAGCACGGCAACGGGGACGCGCAGTACGAGCTCGGCGAGGCGTACCTCAACGGGGATTGCGTGGCGCAGGATAAGAAGCAAGCGTTCTTTTGGTTTTCGGAATCGGCAAAGAACGAGTGCGCCGACGGTATTTACGGCGTGGGGCAGTGCTACCGTTACGGGTTTGGAGTTTCGGTAAACGAGGCGGAAGCCGTTAATTGGACTACGCGCGCCGCCGAGGAAGGATCGTCGAAAGCGCAGTTTGAATTGGGGCAAATGTATTTAAATGGCAAGCTCGTAAAAAAGGACGTCAGGCGCGCGATTGAATTGATAAAAGCGTCGGCAGAGAGCGGAAACGCCGACGCACAGTTTAATCTTGCCGAATATTTATATAAGGGTGAGATCGTCAAACAGGACTATCGATCGGCAGCCGTTTTGTACAAGAAGGCGGCGGAGCAGGGGCACGCCTTTGCGCAATATCGCTTAGGCGTTTGCTACGAAGACGGACGCGGAGTGCCGCAAGATTATAAGATGGCGGTGTATTGGTACGAAAAGGCAACCGAGCAGGGCAGCGCGGACGCGCAGGAATGTTTGGGTTGTATGTACGCCTACGGCAGGGGCGTTTCGCAGGACTATAAAAAAGCGTTTGATTTGTTTATCGATATTGCCGAGTTCGGCAATAGTTCGGCACAATGCGACGTTGGTATAATGTATAAAGAGGGTTGGGGCGTTCCGCAGGATTTCAAGACCGCCGCGGAGTGGTATCGGCGTGCAGCTGAGTCGGGCTACTCAAAGGCGCAGGTTAATTTAGCCGTTTTGTATGAAGACGGACTGGGAGTGCCGCAAGATTACGCGACTGCCGTTAAGTGGTACAAAATGGCGGCGGAGGAAGGATGTTCCGAAGCGCAATACAATTTAGGCTTAATGTATGAGAAAGGCAGGGGCGTTCCGCAGGATTATGCGGCTGCCATCCAATTATATAAAAAAGCGGCGGCACAGGGGGATATATACGCGCAGAATAATTTAGGCTCAATGTATTATAACGGTATTGGCGTGCCGCGTGATTACGAAACGGGAGTTTACTGGCACAGAAAAGCTGCCGAACAGGGTAATCCCGTCGCGCAATACAACATGGGTGTAGCGCACGAGCACGGTAACGGCGTGCCGCAGGATTGCGAAAAGGCTATCGCATGGTACAAAAAAGCTGCGGCGCAGGGCAACGAGAAAGCAAAGCAAAAGTTAAAGGAATTGGGATCGTAA